The DNA region GGGTGCCGCAGCCGCCACCGCCGGCGCCCCGACCGCCTCGGCAGCGGCCCCGACCCTCATCGACTTCGCGATGCGCCAGATCCCCGCGGAGCACATCCGCGCCGCCGGCCATGCCGGGGTGATCAACTACGTGTCGACGTCGCGTCCGGGGTCGTCGTTCGGCGCCAAGCCGATCACCCGCCCCTACGCCCAGTCGTTGACCGCCGCGGGCCTGGTGATCGTCAGCAACTTCCAGTACGGCAAACCGGGTGGGACGGCACCGTCGGATTTCACCCGCGGATTCCCGGGCGGGGTCGCCGATGCGCGCACCGCCTGGCAACTGCACACCGCCGCGGGCGGCGGGCAGAGCGCACCGGTGTTCTTCAGCGTCGACGACGACATCGACCGCCACACCTGGGACACCCTGGCACTGCCCTGGTTCCGCGGCATCAATTCGGTGCTCGGCGTGCAACGCACCGGGATCTACGGCGGCATCAAGGCCTGCCAGTGGGCCGGCGCCGACGGGGTCATCGGCAACTCGCGCACCCCGGGCAAGCGGTGGGCGTGGCAGACCCGGTCCTGGTCACACGGCCAGATCGATCCCGCCGCGGTGCTCTATCAGCGGATCGTCGCCACCGCATCGACCCCGGGACCGCTGGTCGGCGGGCTGGAAGTCGACGTCAGCGACGCACTGGCCTCCGATGTGGGGCAGTGGAACCTACACCCCTGAGGATGCCGGGACGCTCGGCGCGTACGGGAAGGTCAGGAACCGCTGGCCAGGAAGACCGCCGCGGTCAACATCACGACGCATGCGACACACGTGTAAACGCCCAGGCTGGCTGAGGTCATGGGTGGGCTCCTGTCTGCGAGGACTTCGGGCCGCGGCCGGGATCGGAGCAGCTGCGTAGCTGGTCGGCCGTGCGGCGATCGCCCCTAAGCTAGTCGGCCGCCACAGCCGTCGTCAACAAGAGCCCAACCACGTGGTTTCAAGGGTTCGGGCCGCACCGGCGACCGGGGATGCTGACCCCATGAGCTGGGATGACTTGCACAAAGCCGGGGGATCCGGATGCGCCGAGCTGGTTCCGTCGCGGTACGCCGTCGACGTCGGTGACATCGAGGTGTTGGTGATCAGCGACGGGGTGCTGCCGATCACCGCCTCGACGCTGGCCACCAACGTCGACTCACACGAGCTCGCCGGTTGGCTCGACGACAGATTCCTGCCGCCCGAGGTGATCAACTGGCCGCTGAACGTGGTCCTGGTGCGATCCGGTGACCGGACCGTCCTCGTCGATGCGGGCCTGGGTGCGGAGTTCCCGGATTTCCCCCGGGCCGGGCAGGCGGTGGGTCGATTGGCGGCCGCCGGTGTCGACCTCTCCGCCGTCACCGACGTGGTGCTGACCCACCTGCACATGGACCACGTCGGCGGCCTGCTGGCCGACGGCGTCAAGGCCCGGCTGCGACCGGACCTGCGGATCCACGTCGCCGCGGCCGAGGCGGAGTTCTGGGAATCACCCGACTTCTCCGGCACCACGATGCCGACGCCGGTGCCGGGCGCGCTTCGGTCGATCGCGTCACGGTTCCTGTCGGAGTACCGGGGCGCGCTGGTCCCCTTCGAGAAGGCCTACGAGGTGGCGCCGGGCGTGCTGGCCACACGCACCGGCGGGCACACTCCCGGGCACAGCGTGGTCCGGTTGGAGTCCCGGGGCGAGCGGTTGACGTTCGCCGGGGACGCCGTCTTCGAGGTCGGGTTCGAACACCCGACGTGGCACAACGGGTTCGAACACGACCCCGAGGAATCGGTGTCCGTCCGGGTGGGGCTGCTGCGGGAACTGGCGGCGACCGGCGAGGCGCTGGTGGCGACCCACCTGCCGTTCCCGTCGGTGTGCCACGTGGCCCCCGCCGGCGACGCGTTTCGGTGCGTGCCGGCGGGCTGGGATTACTGAGCGGCGATCAGATGATCGCGCCGAGCAGCGCCAGCGGCAGGATACCCACGTCGAGGGCGAGCGGCAG from Mycolicibacter sp. MU0083 includes:
- a CDS encoding DUF1906 domain-containing protein — protein: MQDSPSGGRPPLSRPISRRDALRYASAVSALAGLGAAAATAGAPTASAAAPTLIDFAMRQIPAEHIRAAGHAGVINYVSTSRPGSSFGAKPITRPYAQSLTAAGLVIVSNFQYGKPGGTAPSDFTRGFPGGVADARTAWQLHTAAGGGQSAPVFFSVDDDIDRHTWDTLALPWFRGINSVLGVQRTGIYGGIKACQWAGADGVIGNSRTPGKRWAWQTRSWSHGQIDPAAVLYQRIVATASTPGPLVGGLEVDVSDALASDVGQWNLHP
- a CDS encoding MBL fold metallo-hydrolase; protein product: MSWDDLHKAGGSGCAELVPSRYAVDVGDIEVLVISDGVLPITASTLATNVDSHELAGWLDDRFLPPEVINWPLNVVLVRSGDRTVLVDAGLGAEFPDFPRAGQAVGRLAAAGVDLSAVTDVVLTHLHMDHVGGLLADGVKARLRPDLRIHVAAAEAEFWESPDFSGTTMPTPVPGALRSIASRFLSEYRGALVPFEKAYEVAPGVLATRTGGHTPGHSVVRLESRGERLTFAGDAVFEVGFEHPTWHNGFEHDPEESVSVRVGLLRELAATGEALVATHLPFPSVCHVAPAGDAFRCVPAGWDY